In one Mycobacterium sp. NBC_00419 genomic region, the following are encoded:
- the mgtA gene encoding magnesium-translocating P-type ATPase — protein sequence MTAVRVAAAPVDEVMGWLDSSAGGLSSAEVSARRARYGPNAVRTHHVNAVAVLGRQLRSAVLILLAATAVVSYFLGDSLQAIIIGVILTASIGLGFINEYRAERAAAALHSGVRHTAIARRDGAFVPVDVTELVPGDVIRVSLGEVVPADLRLIEATGLECNESILTGESMSSEKSPPQVAADAELAECSDVAFMGTIVSAGEGIGVVYATGGDAEFGRIAAGLGERQPETDFQAGLRKFSYLLLQVAIALTVLILVTNLLLRRPLIDSVLFSLAIAVGITPQLLPAVVSASLATGSRQLAKAKVLVKRLVCIEDLGDIDILITDKTGTLTEGSISLVDAVDPAGAHSDSVLRLGLLATDVDPGSGEVSANALDAALWESPRAKEVVGGVHRIASAPFDHVRRATSVLVDDNGKRLLVLKGAPEQVLARCQPTSEAARHTLDALFSAGRRVVAVAAKPAAGLTTINADDESDLMLAGFVVFADEPKAAARQSLARLAALGIELKIATGDNPRVAEKVCADLGLPSKGTMTGAQLETLGDDEFAAAAQNNTIFARISPEQKAQLIKSARHAGRSVGFLGDGVNDALALHAADVGISVESATDVAKDAADVVLLEKDLDVLATGVAEGRRIFANTIKYVLMGTSSNFGNMFSAAAASALLPFLPMLPSQILLNNLLYDSSQLAIPTDHVDEEQLHAPSHWNIAFIRRFMLTFGPISSLFDFLTFGLMLGVLHAGATEFRTGWFVESLATQTLIIFAIRTRRVPFFRSRASVPLTITTLVVVAIGVLITISPLAHPLGFTPLPLKFFGALAGFVVVYLVLVELTKKWFYAEQIREAGQPQRTRGREHRIHRRAARFSHAGAIAARTRP from the coding sequence CTGACTGCCGTGCGGGTCGCGGCGGCTCCGGTTGACGAGGTCATGGGCTGGCTTGACAGCTCCGCCGGGGGCTTATCGAGCGCGGAGGTGTCCGCCCGGCGGGCACGGTACGGCCCGAACGCCGTCCGGACCCATCATGTCAACGCTGTCGCGGTGCTGGGGCGTCAGCTGCGCAGCGCCGTCCTGATCCTGCTGGCGGCAACGGCAGTCGTCTCGTACTTTCTCGGCGACAGCCTGCAGGCGATCATCATCGGGGTGATCCTCACGGCCAGTATTGGTCTGGGCTTTATCAACGAGTACCGCGCCGAGCGGGCTGCCGCGGCACTGCATTCCGGCGTGCGGCACACCGCGATCGCTCGGCGTGACGGGGCGTTCGTCCCCGTCGACGTCACCGAACTCGTCCCCGGTGATGTGATCCGGGTGTCGTTGGGCGAGGTCGTCCCAGCGGACCTGCGGCTGATCGAGGCCACTGGCCTGGAATGCAACGAGAGCATCCTGACCGGCGAGTCGATGAGTTCGGAGAAGTCGCCGCCACAGGTCGCAGCTGACGCTGAGTTGGCCGAGTGCAGCGACGTGGCCTTCATGGGCACCATCGTCAGTGCGGGCGAGGGAATCGGGGTGGTGTACGCCACTGGTGGAGATGCCGAGTTCGGCCGCATCGCAGCCGGTTTGGGCGAGCGCCAGCCCGAAACCGATTTTCAGGCCGGCCTGCGCAAATTCTCCTACTTGTTGCTGCAGGTCGCGATCGCCCTGACGGTGCTGATCCTGGTCACCAATCTCCTGCTGCGCAGGCCGCTGATCGATTCGGTGCTGTTCTCCCTGGCGATCGCGGTCGGTATCACACCTCAGCTTCTTCCCGCCGTGGTCAGCGCCAGCCTGGCGACGGGGTCTCGGCAACTGGCCAAAGCCAAGGTCCTGGTGAAGCGCCTGGTGTGTATCGAGGATCTCGGCGATATCGACATCCTGATCACCGACAAGACCGGCACTCTCACCGAAGGCAGTATCAGTCTGGTCGATGCGGTCGATCCCGCTGGCGCGCACAGTGACTCAGTCCTTCGCCTTGGGCTGCTGGCCACCGACGTCGACCCCGGATCCGGTGAGGTCAGCGCCAACGCGTTGGATGCCGCGCTGTGGGAATCCCCCCGGGCCAAGGAGGTGGTGGGCGGCGTACACCGCATCGCGAGCGCGCCGTTCGACCACGTCCGCCGGGCCACCTCAGTGCTGGTTGACGACAATGGGAAACGGCTGCTGGTGCTCAAGGGAGCGCCCGAGCAGGTACTGGCCCGCTGCCAGCCCACCTCGGAGGCAGCGCGGCATACCCTGGACGCGTTGTTCTCCGCCGGTCGCCGGGTGGTCGCGGTCGCCGCGAAACCGGCAGCCGGGCTGACCACGATCAACGCCGACGACGAGTCCGATCTGATGTTGGCCGGGTTCGTGGTCTTCGCCGACGAACCCAAGGCCGCCGCACGGCAGTCCCTGGCCCGGCTGGCCGCACTGGGCATCGAGCTCAAGATCGCCACCGGCGACAACCCCAGGGTTGCCGAAAAGGTCTGCGCCGACTTGGGTTTACCGTCGAAAGGCACGATGACCGGTGCGCAACTCGAGACGCTGGGCGACGATGAATTTGCCGCGGCCGCGCAGAACAATACGATCTTTGCCCGCATCTCTCCGGAGCAGAAGGCGCAGCTGATCAAGTCGGCACGGCATGCGGGCCGGTCGGTCGGATTCCTCGGCGACGGCGTCAACGACGCGCTGGCCCTGCACGCCGCCGATGTGGGGATCTCGGTGGAGAGTGCCACCGACGTCGCCAAGGATGCCGCCGACGTGGTCCTGCTGGAGAAGGATCTCGATGTGTTGGCCACCGGGGTTGCCGAAGGCCGGCGGATCTTCGCCAACACCATCAAGTACGTGCTGATGGGCACATCGAGCAACTTCGGCAACATGTTCAGCGCGGCCGCCGCGTCGGCACTGCTGCCATTCCTCCCGATGCTGCCGAGCCAGATCCTGCTGAACAACCTGCTCTACGACAGCTCCCAACTGGCGATCCCGACCGACCACGTCGACGAGGAGCAGCTGCACGCCCCGTCGCACTGGAACATCGCCTTCATCCGACGGTTCATGCTGACCTTCGGTCCGATCAGTTCACTGTTCGACTTCCTGACATTCGGTCTGATGCTCGGCGTTCTGCACGCAGGCGCCACCGAGTTCCGCACCGGTTGGTTCGTGGAATCGCTTGCCACCCAGACGTTGATCATCTTCGCGATCCGCACCCGCAGGGTGCCGTTCTTCCGAAGCCGGGCCAGTGTGCCGTTGACGATCACCACCCTCGTGGTCGTCGCCATCGGAGTGCTGATCACGATCTCTCCGCTGGCCCACCCGTTGGGCTTCACCCCGCTGCCACTGAAGTTCTTCGGCGCGCTCGCCGGGTTCGTGGTGGTCTACCTGGTCCTCGTCGAATTGACGAAAAAATGGTTCTACGCCGAGCAGATCCGCGAAGCCGGCCAGCCGCAACGCACCCGGGGGCGCGAACATCGCATTCACCGGCGCGCCGCACGCTTCAGTCACGCCGGCGCCATCGCCGCGCGCACCCGGCCATAG
- a CDS encoding nitroreductase family deazaflavin-dependent oxidoreductase — MSEHAELSPTDWVRDQTEQILEQGTTDGVHIMDRPVVLFTTTGAKSGKKRYVPLMRVEENGCYAMVASKGGDPEHPSWYFNVKANPTVTALDGDTLHTLTAREVSGDEREHWWTRAVAAYPPYAEYQTKTDRLIPVFVLE; from the coding sequence ATGAGCGAGCATGCAGAACTGAGCCCCACCGACTGGGTACGCGACCAGACCGAACAGATTTTGGAGCAGGGCACCACCGACGGGGTGCACATCATGGACCGGCCGGTCGTCCTGTTCACCACCACCGGCGCGAAGTCCGGTAAGAAGCGCTACGTGCCGCTGATGCGGGTCGAGGAGAACGGCTGCTACGCCATGGTGGCGTCCAAGGGTGGCGATCCCGAACACCCGTCGTGGTACTTCAACGTCAAGGCCAACCCCACTGTCACCGCACTCGACGGCGACACACTGCACACGCTGACCGCACGCGAGGTCTCCGGTGACGAGCGCGAGCACTGGTGGACGCGGGCCGTCGCCGCGTACCCGCCCTACGCCGAGTACCAGACCAAGACCGACCGACTGATCCCGGTTTTCGTCCTCGAGTAG
- a CDS encoding YidH family protein: MDANTRLAAERNRLALERTLMAWTRTSTSLIAFGFTIYQIFRYLSDNDRLRDPYVSPQIFGFAMIVIGLAALILGWVQHRQELRALKAEFGPMRYSIASVAAAMIAALGVLALLGVTLRI, from the coding sequence GTGGACGCCAACACGCGGCTCGCCGCCGAACGCAACCGGCTGGCACTCGAACGGACTCTGATGGCCTGGACGAGGACCAGCACCTCGCTGATCGCGTTCGGCTTCACGATCTACCAGATTTTCCGGTACCTGTCGGACAACGACCGGCTGCGCGACCCGTACGTGAGCCCGCAAATCTTCGGTTTCGCGATGATCGTCATCGGGTTGGCGGCGCTGATTCTCGGCTGGGTTCAGCATCGTCAGGAACTGCGCGCGCTCAAAGCCGAATTCGGGCCGATGCGTTACTCGATCGCCTCGGTCGCGGCGGCGATGATCGCCGCACTCGGCGTCCTCGCCCTGCTGGGCGTGACGCTGCGGATATGA
- a CDS encoding D-2-hydroxyacid dehydrogenase family protein yields the protein MVTRLQVAILDDYQNVALAMADWSAVTERADVTVFNDHVSDPGELVARLADFDVIFVMRERTPLTRSIIERLPRLKMIASTGPFNASIDMAAAQDHGIHVGTTGGTVASTVELTWALILAGARNLVAESLSVRDGGWQTSVGRELAGRTLGVLGLGRIGTRVARIGEAFGMKVVAWSQNLTVEAAEDAGAARVTKDELFATADVLTIHMKLSERSTGLVGAPELAQMKPTALLVNTSRGPIIDEAALVEALRSHRIAGAALDVFDTEPLPLEHPLRTLDNVLATPHIGYVADRPYRIFFRDAVAAITDWLDAQ from the coding sequence ATGGTGACGCGGCTGCAAGTGGCGATTCTCGACGACTACCAGAACGTTGCGTTGGCGATGGCGGACTGGTCGGCGGTCACCGAGCGCGCCGATGTCACCGTCTTCAACGACCACGTCTCGGATCCCGGTGAACTGGTCGCCCGACTGGCGGACTTCGACGTCATATTCGTGATGCGGGAGCGAACGCCGCTGACCCGCAGCATCATCGAACGCCTTCCCCGACTCAAGATGATCGCCTCCACCGGGCCGTTCAACGCCTCGATCGACATGGCCGCCGCCCAGGACCACGGCATTCACGTCGGGACGACCGGTGGCACCGTCGCGTCCACCGTCGAGTTGACCTGGGCGCTCATCCTGGCCGGCGCGCGCAACCTCGTCGCCGAGTCCCTGTCGGTGCGCGACGGCGGCTGGCAGACCTCGGTGGGACGTGAACTGGCCGGGCGCACGCTCGGCGTCCTTGGCCTGGGCCGCATCGGCACGCGCGTGGCGCGCATCGGCGAGGCGTTCGGTATGAAGGTCGTCGCCTGGAGTCAGAACCTCACCGTCGAGGCGGCCGAGGACGCCGGCGCCGCCCGCGTCACCAAGGACGAGTTATTCGCCACCGCGGATGTCCTCACCATCCACATGAAACTCAGCGAGCGGTCCACCGGCCTGGTCGGCGCGCCTGAACTGGCGCAGATGAAGCCCACCGCTCTGCTGGTCAACACCTCGCGCGGACCCATCATCGACGAGGCGGCGTTGGTCGAGGCACTGCGGTCACACCGGATCGCCGGGGCGGCACTCGACGTGTTCGACACCGAACCGCTCCCACTCGAGCATCCGCTGCGCACCCTCGACAATGTGCTCGCCACCCCGCACATCGGCTACGTCGCCGACCGCCCGTATCGCATCTTCTTCCGTGATGCGGTCGCCGCGATCACCGACTGGCTCGACGCTCAGTAG
- a CDS encoding MlaE family ABC transporter permease yields the protein MTAGVDDATAAETDGTSLSCVDIGAEVDEMLTVDVDDVAGDLALPSGADDRPADVPAPATGIISTLLNSPLGRPVRYGLSQGDSSLKTLGRFFELGVLAFGHLAKDLIRLRHPWRDTINQAWFIISVTAIPALLVSIPFGVIVAVQVGNFINQVGASSVSGAAGGLGVIRQGAPIVAALLLGGAAGSAVATDLGTRTIREEVDALRVMGVDPIQRLVTPRLAAIVFVAPVLCSFIIFMGLAAGYAINVGFQSGTPGSYIASFASFASVTDVVVAVIKTWLFGIVVILVACQRGLETKGGARGVADAVNASVVIGVVAVFGLNLLITQGLSMSMPLRVG from the coding sequence TTGACCGCAGGTGTCGATGACGCGACGGCGGCTGAGACGGACGGCACTTCACTCTCCTGCGTCGATATCGGCGCTGAGGTCGACGAGATGCTCACCGTAGACGTCGACGACGTCGCCGGTGACCTCGCTTTGCCGAGCGGAGCCGACGATCGCCCGGCTGACGTTCCCGCGCCGGCGACCGGCATCATCAGCACGTTGCTGAACTCACCGCTCGGCAGACCGGTGCGATACGGCCTGAGCCAGGGCGACTCCTCTCTGAAGACTCTCGGCCGGTTCTTCGAACTGGGTGTGCTGGCGTTCGGCCACCTCGCCAAAGATCTGATCCGGCTGCGCCACCCGTGGCGCGACACCATCAACCAGGCCTGGTTCATCATCAGCGTCACGGCGATACCGGCGTTGCTGGTATCCATTCCGTTCGGCGTGATCGTGGCGGTGCAAGTCGGCAACTTCATCAACCAGGTCGGCGCGTCCTCGGTGTCCGGTGCCGCCGGCGGCCTCGGGGTGATCCGCCAGGGCGCACCGATCGTGGCGGCACTGCTGCTGGGCGGGGCAGCGGGTTCGGCCGTGGCCACCGATCTGGGCACCCGCACGATCCGCGAAGAAGTCGACGCCCTGCGGGTCATGGGTGTGGACCCGATCCAGCGGCTCGTCACCCCGCGGCTCGCGGCCATCGTGTTCGTCGCCCCCGTGCTGTGCTCGTTCATCATCTTCATGGGCCTGGCCGCCGGCTACGCCATCAACGTCGGCTTCCAGTCCGGCACCCCGGGCAGTTACATCGCCTCGTTCGCCTCGTTCGCCAGCGTCACCGATGTGGTGGTCGCGGTGATCAAGACCTGGCTGTTCGGCATCGTCGTGATCCTGGTGGCCTGCCAGCGCGGCCTGGAAACCAAAGGCGGCGCCAGAGGTGTCGCCGACGCTGTCAACGCCTCCGTCGTCATCGGTGTGGTCGCGGTGTTCGGCCTGAACCTGCTCATCACCCAGGGGCTGTCGATGTCCATGCCGCTGAGAGTGGGCTAA
- a CDS encoding PGRS repeat-containing protein, with the protein MVITAGISGAAAVGASVFLASTASAAPPDQKPSPGCVLTTNVQCAAGHSARPAAAVHTSTALAQAALTIGGGPFLGLIGDGLDAPANCTGSACNGGRGGLLWGNGGDGANGGTGGDAGLFGNGGHGGDATTLGQAGGRGGTGGLLWGNGGDGGNGADGIPGSAGINPTPPTGSFANMGGWGFSASGYDSQVGGDGGPGSPGGQYNSFFVTPIGGAGGPGGWAWSFYGNAVGGNGGTGGAGAFGGPGGQGGTGGLASVGSTGTSVSGNGGTGGTGGTGASGGQGGTGGGTWGALGVAGDGGTGGTGGVGATGGAGGDGGAGGEGGRGGIFGGNGGNGGTGGNGANGGTGAGGGQGGTGGTGGSTLYDTGDAGEGGTGGTGGTGGTGGDGGNAGKGGAGGRTFLSGTPGTSGTSGVAGIGGAGGPGGSGGTGGASGTGASGTSGQSGQSGHAASGRQGGAGGAGGTGGAGAS; encoded by the coding sequence ATGGTCATCACGGCCGGCATCTCCGGAGCTGCCGCTGTCGGTGCGAGCGTCTTTCTCGCGTCTACCGCATCGGCGGCCCCGCCGGACCAGAAGCCGAGTCCCGGTTGCGTGCTCACCACCAACGTGCAGTGCGCCGCCGGCCATAGCGCCAGGCCCGCCGCTGCCGTCCACACCTCAACCGCGCTCGCACAGGCGGCGCTCACCATCGGTGGAGGCCCCTTCCTCGGCCTGATCGGTGATGGCCTCGACGCACCTGCCAACTGCACCGGCTCGGCATGCAACGGCGGACGGGGCGGCCTGCTCTGGGGGAACGGTGGAGACGGCGCCAACGGGGGTACCGGCGGGGACGCCGGACTGTTCGGCAACGGCGGTCATGGCGGGGACGCCACCACGCTCGGGCAAGCCGGTGGGCGCGGCGGCACCGGCGGCCTGCTGTGGGGTAACGGCGGCGACGGCGGTAACGGCGCCGACGGCATACCCGGTTCGGCCGGCATCAATCCGACACCACCGACGGGCAGCTTCGCCAACATGGGCGGCTGGGGCTTCAGCGCGAGCGGCTACGACAGTCAGGTCGGCGGCGACGGTGGGCCCGGTTCCCCCGGCGGCCAGTACAACTCGTTCTTCGTCACGCCAATCGGCGGCGCCGGCGGACCGGGCGGCTGGGCTTGGAGTTTCTACGGCAACGCCGTCGGCGGCAACGGCGGAACCGGCGGCGCAGGCGCGTTCGGCGGGCCCGGCGGTCAGGGCGGCACCGGCGGGTTGGCCAGCGTGGGCTCGACGGGCACTTCCGTCAGCGGCAACGGCGGAACCGGCGGAACGGGTGGCACCGGCGCATCAGGCGGTCAGGGTGGCACCGGCGGAGGAACCTGGGGTGCGCTCGGAGTAGCCGGCGACGGCGGCACCGGCGGGACGGGCGGCGTCGGAGCTACCGGTGGCGCTGGCGGGGACGGCGGCGCCGGCGGTGAAGGTGGCCGCGGCGGAATCTTTGGTGGCAACGGCGGAAACGGCGGCACGGGCGGCAACGGTGCCAACGGCGGTACCGGCGCAGGCGGTGGCCAAGGCGGTACCGGCGGCACGGGTGGCTCCACCCTGTACGACACCGGGGACGCGGGCGAAGGTGGCACCGGCGGCACCGGCGGCACTGGCGGGACCGGTGGCGACGGCGGCAACGCCGGCAAAGGCGGTGCCGGCGGACGCACATTCCTTTCCGGCACGCCGGGCACCAGTGGAACCAGTGGCGTAGCCGGAATCGGTGGCGCGGGCGGCCCGGGAGGCAGCGGAGGAACCGGGGGCGCCAGCGGAACCGGAGCCAGCGGCACATCGGGCCAGTCCGGCCAGAGTGGTCACGCAGCGTCTGGGCGACAGGGTGGCGCAGGCGGTGCAGGCGGCACCGGCGGCGCGGGCGCAAGCTGA